Proteins encoded by one window of Pan troglodytes isolate AG18354 chromosome 16, NHGRI_mPanTro3-v2.0_pri, whole genome shotgun sequence:
- the NMB gene encoding neuromedin-B isoform X3, with product MARRAGGARMFGSLLLFALLAAGVAPLSWDLPEPRSRASKIRVHSRGNLWATGHFMGKKSLDPSSPSPLGTAPHTSLRDQRLQLSHDLLGILLLKKALGVSLSRPAPQIQYRRLLVQILQK from the exons ATGGCCCGGCGGGCGGGGGGCGCTCGGATGTTCGGCAGCCTCCTGCTCTTCGCCCTGCTCGCTGCCGGCGTCGCCCCGCTGAGCTGGGATCTCCCGGAGCCCCGCAGCCGAGCCAGCAAGATCCGAGTGCACTCGCGAGGCAACCTCTGGGCTACCG GTCACTTCATGGGCAAGAAGAGTCTGGACCCTTCCAGCCCATCCCCATTGGGGACAGCTCCCCACACCTCCCTGAGGGACCAGCGACTGCAGCTGAGTCATGATCTGCTCGGGATCCTCCTGCTAAAGAAGGCTCTGGGCGTGAGCCTCAGCCGCCCCGCACCCCAAATCCAG TACAGGAGGCTGCTGGTACAAATACTGCAGAAATGA
- the NMB gene encoding neuromedin-B isoform X1: MARRAGGARMFGSLLLFALLAAGVAPLSWDLPEPRSRASKIRVHSRGNLWATGHFMGKKSLDPSSPSPLGTAPHTSLRDQRLQLSHDLLGILLLKKALGVSLSRPAPQIQEAAGTNTAEMTPIMGQTQQRGLDCAHPGKVLNGILVMAPSGCKS; encoded by the exons ATGGCCCGGCGGGCGGGGGGCGCTCGGATGTTCGGCAGCCTCCTGCTCTTCGCCCTGCTCGCTGCCGGCGTCGCCCCGCTGAGCTGGGATCTCCCGGAGCCCCGCAGCCGAGCCAGCAAGATCCGAGTGCACTCGCGAGGCAACCTCTGGGCTACCG GTCACTTCATGGGCAAGAAGAGTCTGGACCCTTCCAGCCCATCCCCATTGGGGACAGCTCCCCACACCTCCCTGAGGGACCAGCGACTGCAGCTGAGTCATGATCTGCTCGGGATCCTCCTGCTAAAGAAGGCTCTGGGCGTGAGCCTCAGCCGCCCCGCACCCCAAATCCAG GAGGCTGCTGGTACAAATACTGCAGAAATGACACCAATAATGGGGCAGACACAACAGCGTGgcttagattgtgcccacccagggAAGGTGCTGAATGGGATCCTGGTGATGGCCCCATCTGGATGTAAATCCTGA
- the WDR73 gene encoding WD repeat-containing protein 73 encodes MDPGDDWLVESLRLYQDFYAFDLSGATRVLEWIDDKGVFVAGYESLKKNEILHLKLPLRLSVKENKGLFPERDFKVRHGGFSDRSIFDLKHVPHTRLLVTSGLPGCYLQVWQVAEDSDVIKAVSTIAVHEKEESLWPRVAVFSTLAPGVLHGARLRSLQVIDLESRKTTYTSDVSDSEELSSLQVLDADTFAFCCASGRLGLVDTRQKWAPLENRSPGPGSGGERWCAEVGSWGQGPGPSIASLGSDGRLCLLDPRDLCHPVSSVQCPVSVPSPDPELLRVTWAPGLKNCLAISGFDGTVQVYDATSWDGTRSQDGTRSQVEPLFTHRGHIFLDGNGMDPAPLVTTHTWHPCRPRTLLSATNDASLHVWDWVDLCAPR; translated from the exons ATGGATCCTGGGGACGACTGGCTGGTGGAATCCTTGCGCTT GTACCAGGATTTCTATGCATTCGACCTGTCAGGAGCCACTCGAGTCCTTGAATGGATTGATGACAAAG GAGTCTTTGTTGCTGGCTATGAAAgcctgaaaaagaatgaaattcttcaTCTGAAATTACCTCTCAGACTTTCTGTAAAGGAAAACAAg GGCTTATTCCCAGAAAGAGATTTCAAAGTGCGCCATGGAGGATTTTCAGACAGGTCTATCTTTGATCTAAAGCATGTGCCACATACCAG ATTGCTGGTTACCAGTGGCCTTCCAGGTTGTTATCTGCAGGTGTGGCAGGTTGCAGAGGACAGTG ATGTCATTAAAGCTGTCAGCACCATTGCTGTGCATGAGAAAGAGGAGAGTCTCTGGCCTAGGGTGGCCGTCTTCTCCACATTGGCACCCGGAGTCCTCCATGGGGCGAGGCTCCGCAGTCTGCAGGTCATTGATCTGGAGTCCCGGAAGACCACGTACACCTCAG ATGTCAGTGACAGTGAGGAGCTGAGTAGCCTGCAGGTCCTAGATGCAGAcacctttgccttctgctgtgcTTCGGGCCGGCTGGGGCTTGTTGACACCCGCCAGAAGTGGGCACCATTGGAGAATCGCAGCCCTGGCCCTGGGTCTGGTGGAGAGAGATGGTGTGCTGAAGTTGGGAGCTGGGGccagggccctgggcccagcatTGCCAGCCTTGGCTCAGATGGGCGTCTTTGTCTTCTTGACCCCCGGGATCTCTGCCATCCTGTGAGCTCAGTCCAGTGCCCAGTATCCGTACCGAGCCCTGACCCAGAGCTGCTGCGAGTGACTTGGGCCCCAGGCCTGAAGAATTGCTTGGCCATCTCAG GTTTTGATGGTACAGTCCAGGTCTATGATGCCACATCTTGGGATGGAACACGGAGCCAAGATGGAACACGGAGCCAAGTAGAACCTCTCTTCACTCACAGAGGTCACATCTTCCTAGATGGAAATGGGATGGACCCTGCTCCTTTGGTCACCACCCACACCTGGCATCCCTGCAGACCAAGGACTTTGTTATCAGCAACAAATGATGCCTCTCTGCATGTGTGGGACTGGGTGGACCTTTGTGCCCCCCGCTGA
- the NMB gene encoding neuromedin-B isoform X2, with protein MARRAGGARMFGSLLLFALLAAGVAPLSWDLPEPRSRASKIRVHSRGNLWATGTSSLSTSYPALFRPLSKQPTQLAEFLPGPGPSHLPASCAILSTCSGKAEGAGFATTQTPLWLLGEVEAPRGGRLSIFPPQERKRGRDEELFP; from the exons ATGGCCCGGCGGGCGGGGGGCGCTCGGATGTTCGGCAGCCTCCTGCTCTTCGCCCTGCTCGCTGCCGGCGTCGCCCCGCTGAGCTGGGATCTCCCGGAGCCCCGCAGCCGAGCCAGCAAGATCCGAGTGCACTCGCGAGGCAACCTCTGGGCTACCG GCACCTCTTCACTCTCCACTTCCTACCCTGCCCTTTTTCGTCCCTTGTCCAAGCAGCCCACACAACTAGCAGAGTTTCTCCCTGGCCCTGGACCATCCCACCTTCCTGCCAGCTGTGCCATCCTCTCTACCTGTTCAGGAAAAGCTGAGGGAGCAGGCTTTGCCACCACCCAGACACCTTTGTGGCTCCTTGGTGAGGTGGAAGCACCAAGAGGAGGAAGGTTAAGTATCTTCCCGCCACAAGAACGGAAACGTGggagagatgaggaacttttccCCTGA